A genomic segment from bacterium encodes:
- a CDS encoding peptidoglycan-binding protein — translation MKLTYFLIALALLLSPVLTFAAYNDVSLTTGTTLRVTVGGTVLDLTVTSGTVESMTVMDSSLSIGLAGGSSIDLTSADKITFGYTKTNTIAGFACNSASSVLNLSLASGQTAETVFVTPNTTTCAASTSGGGGSSTVTTATPTTTTTTSTTSSTSSSSASPTTTTTTTATTPTTTTTTTTAPKPATPAVTAPAPVVSVPASVVSMSPVLMKELNPGARNNEVMDLQKLLARDPEIYPDGTVSGFYGPKTVAAVRKFQAKYGLPVVGRVGPATLAKINEVLSSKPAEIAQPSVQDQTTDQITSQIQAIQSQIQALTSGSAVAVSSVVGVSVNSELNPGARNDEVMDLQKLLARDPEIYPEGTVSGFYGPKTTAAVRKFQTKYGINPVGRVGPATMAKINEVLGGESIVVPVTPLPVAPATESSQTQQIENQIKAIQDQINSLTAPVAPIPAPIQTTSNDALTKQIEDQMKAIQAQIDALLKQ, via the coding sequence ATGAAATTAACTTATTTTCTAATTGCTCTAGCCTTGTTGCTTTCTCCAGTCTTAACTTTTGCCGCTTATAATGATGTTAGTCTTACAACAGGTACGACTTTAAGGGTGACTGTTGGTGGTACGGTGCTTGATTTGACGGTTACTAGTGGCACTGTTGAGAGTATGACTGTTATGGACAGTAGCTTGAGTATAGGTTTGGCTGGAGGGTCTTCTATAGATCTTACTTCGGCAGACAAGATTACTTTTGGCTATACTAAAACAAATACCATTGCTGGTTTTGCCTGCAACAGTGCTTCATCGGTTTTAAATCTTTCTTTGGCTAGTGGTCAAACAGCAGAGACGGTGTTTGTAACTCCCAATACAACCACCTGTGCGGCTTCCACATCGGGCGGTGGTGGATCGTCCACAGTAACTACAGCTACCCCAACTACCACGACCACAACATCCACGACATCTTCAACCTCATCCTCATCTGCTTCTCCTACAACCACAACCACGACAACAGCTACTACTCCAACTACTACGACCACAACGACTACAGCACCAAAACCAGCAACTCCAGCCGTAACGGCTCCTGCTCCGGTTGTGTCGGTTCCAGCGTCCGTTGTCAGTATGTCTCCTGTTTTAATGAAGGAACTTAATCCCGGCGCACGCAATAATGAAGTTATGGACTTGCAAAAGTTGTTAGCTAGGGATCCCGAAATTTATCCCGATGGCACAGTTAGCGGTTTCTATGGTCCAAAAACAGTTGCGGCTGTAAGAAAGTTCCAAGCCAAATATGGTTTGCCTGTGGTGGGTAGAGTAGGACCAGCAACTTTGGCTAAAATAAATGAGGTGTTAAGTTCCAAACCGGCAGAAATAGCCCAGCCTTCGGTTCAAGATCAAACAACAGATCAAATAACTTCGCAGATTCAAGCCATTCAATCTCAAATACAAGCTCTGACTTCTGGTAGCGCTGTGGCTGTTTCTTCTGTTGTTGGCGTGAGTGTTAATTCCGAACTCAACCCTGGCGCGCGTAACGACGAAGTTATGGACTTACAAAAATTGTTAGCTAGGGATCCCGAAATTTATCCCGAGGGTACAGTGTCTGGTTTCTATGGTCCTAAAACAACTGCCGCTGTAAGAAAATTCCAAACCAAGTACGGTATTAACCCTGTAGGCCGAGTTGGTCCAGCTACGATGGCAAAAATTAACGAAGTGTTGGGTGGCGAAAGCATAGTTGTTCCTGTTACTCCTTTGCCAGTAGCTCCCGCAACTGAATCTTCACAAACCCAGCAGATTGAAAATCAGATCAAAGCCATTCAAGATCAGATTAATTCTTTAACTGCTCCAGTTGCTCCGATTCCAGCACCCATACAAACCACCTCAAACGATGCTTTAACGAAACAGATTGAAGATCAGATGAAAGCCATACAAGCCCAGATAGATGCTCTGCTGAAGCAATAA
- a CDS encoding O-antigen ligase family protein: MLNKKYINWIIKLGLLAVPILPLVITKSLYFPFITGRNFIFRIIIEIIFVLWVWLMMVDANYRPRASIILYSVIAWLGVLFLATIFSVSPYKSFWSGFERMEGFWGYWHYFIYFLVLISVFKKERDWVTFFGVSLATSLVVSFYAVAQIFGLADIHQGDDRIDATMGNATYLAIYIVFHIFLLAWLFFKSEGKSIFLRMGLLALILFETFIVYKTATRGAILGLIAGLFIGTIVNAIYSRGLTRKLALGGLGAIIFLVIGFITVKDTSFVKSSDVLTRFASISFSETTTQSRFIIWNMAYQAWQEKPILGWGPENFVYIFSKYYKSELWRQEPWFDRAHNVFLDWLTATGLVGLLSYLGMFASAVLVLWKLFRLNKITPKIATVFLGMLVAYFIHNIFVFDNFTSYMVFFAVLAYLHWLYVRTSADLSDSKLLEAMIVPKIARYVITLTIGVVVVFSLYWFNAKPILAAKSIIDSLQLVTYSQDGSRIRDLDAGVDMLKKGLAYNTFGTQEIREQLTLYSEKINQDPVTSAEDKEKITELALEQMKIQAENFPYDVRALAFLSTLYGTSGDHANSILTAKKGLEVSSSRQQFYFLLAEAYFKAGEENLALDTLKTVYELSPDYPDAINNYAVIAIFAGKPELAESLLKKHFGSEIIADTKYLNAYAAIGDFKKLTLVWEKLVLSNPTSVQYRLGLASAYVKTFQDKKAIEQLEKAIEISPSFKNQGEAFIKQIKSGKLER, from the coding sequence ATGTTGAATAAGAAATATATAAACTGGATTATCAAGCTTGGCCTTTTAGCTGTTCCCATTTTACCTTTAGTCATTACTAAATCACTTTATTTCCCATTCATAACTGGGCGTAATTTTATTTTTAGAATAATTATAGAAATTATTTTTGTGTTATGGGTTTGGTTGATGATGGTTGATGCCAACTATAGGCCTCGCGCTTCAATTATTTTATATAGCGTCATAGCTTGGCTAGGAGTATTGTTTTTAGCCACAATTTTTAGCGTTTCGCCTTATAAGAGTTTCTGGTCGGGTTTTGAACGTATGGAAGGTTTTTGGGGTTATTGGCATTATTTTATTTATTTCCTTGTGCTTATTAGTGTTTTTAAAAAAGAGCGCGATTGGGTCACTTTTTTTGGCGTGTCTTTGGCGACAAGTTTGGTAGTAAGTTTTTACGCTGTTGCTCAAATATTTGGTTTAGCCGATATTCACCAAGGCGATGATCGTATAGATGCTACTATGGGTAATGCCACTTATTTGGCTATTTATATCGTTTTCCATATTTTCCTTTTAGCTTGGTTATTTTTTAAATCAGAAGGGAAAAGCATTTTTTTAAGAATGGGTTTGTTGGCCCTAATTTTATTTGAAACCTTCATTGTTTATAAAACGGCTACCCGTGGGGCTATCCTAGGTTTAATTGCGGGGTTGTTTATCGGCACAATTGTTAATGCTATTTATAGTCGCGGTCTAACTCGAAAATTAGCGCTGGGCGGGCTCGGCGCTATAATATTTTTAGTAATAGGTTTTATTACGGTTAAAGATACTTCTTTTGTAAAAAGTAGCGACGTCTTAACTCGATTTGCCAGTATTTCTTTTAGTGAAACTACAACCCAATCTCGTTTTATTATTTGGAATATGGCTTATCAAGCCTGGCAAGAAAAGCCTATTTTGGGCTGGGGTCCGGAGAACTTTGTTTATATTTTTTCTAAATATTATAAATCGGAACTGTGGCGCCAGGAACCGTGGTTTGATAGAGCTCATAATGTTTTTTTGGATTGGCTTACGGCCACAGGCCTTGTAGGTTTGTTATCTTATTTAGGTATGTTTGCCTCAGCGGTGTTAGTTTTGTGGAAACTGTTTAGATTAAATAAAATAACGCCTAAAATAGCGACTGTGTTTTTGGGAATGTTGGTGGCTTACTTTATCCATAATATTTTTGTTTTCGATAATTTTACCAGTTATATGGTTTTCTTTGCGGTTTTGGCCTATCTGCACTGGTTATATGTTAGAACTAGTGCAGACTTATCGGATAGCAAATTGCTCGAAGCCATGATTGTGCCCAAGATTGCTAGATATGTTATTACGCTTACTATAGGGGTAGTGGTTGTTTTTTCTTTGTATTGGTTTAATGCTAAGCCCATTTTAGCCGCTAAAAGCATTATTGATTCTTTGCAGTTAGTAACTTATTCTCAAGACGGTAGCCGTATTCGCGATTTAGACGCAGGTGTAGACATGCTTAAAAAGGGTTTAGCTTACAATACTTTCGGCACTCAAGAAATTAGAGAACAGTTGACCCTTTATTCCGAAAAGATTAATCAAGATCCAGTTACTTCGGCCGAAGACAAGGAAAAAATTACTGAACTGGCTTTAGAGCAGATGAAAATTCAAGCAGAAAATTTTCCCTACGATGTTCGGGCCTTGGCTTTTTTATCAACTCTTTACGGTACCTCGGGCGATCACGCTAATTCCATACTTACCGCTAAAAAGGGTTTGGAAGTGTCTTCTAGCAGGCAGCAGTTTTATTTCTTGTTAGCCGAAGCCTATTTTAAAGCCGGCGAAGAAAACTTAGCTTTAGATACGCTTAAAACAGTTTACGAACTTTCTCCAGATTATCCCGACGCTATTAACAATTATGCGGTTATAGCTATTTTTGCTGGTAAACCAGAATTAGCCGAGAGTTTGCTCAAGAAGCATTTTGGCTCGGAAATTATTGCCGATACAAAATATTTAAATGCTTACGCGGCCATAGGCGATTTTAAAAAACTAACTCTGGTCTGGGAAAAGCTGGTGCTAAGTAATCCAACTAGTGTACAGTATCGTTTAGGTTTGGCTTCGGCTTATGTAAAAACTTTTCAAGACAAAAAAGCCATAGAACAACTAGAAAAAGCTATAGAAATTAGTCCAAGCTTCAAAAATCAGGGGGAAGCATTTATTAAACAGATCAAAAGTGGAAAACTAGAAAGATAG
- a CDS encoding acylneuraminate cytidylyltransferase family protein, with protein MNSKIKILGIITARGGSKGIPGKNIKDLCGKPLIAHTIEAAQKSGVFDRIILSTDDEKIANIAKNYGIEVPFIRPAELAQDDTPHLPVLQHTVSWLKENQNYQPDAVMLLQPTAPLRQPQHIKEAIKLFDEKLSDSVVSVSEIPGHYSPYWAVIKDENDYGKLFNGDSIMHRIPRRQSFPTPVYYHNGAIYLFKTRLLFDKNEPNFYGNNVALYPMAEKYSVNIDSPEDWLLAERMVMEL; from the coding sequence ATGAATTCTAAGATTAAAATACTAGGAATTATTACAGCTCGAGGTGGGTCTAAGGGTATACCCGGCAAAAATATTAAAGATCTTTGCGGTAAGCCTTTGATCGCCCACACTATTGAAGCCGCTCAAAAGTCGGGTGTTTTTGATCGTATTATTTTAAGTACAGACGATGAAAAAATTGCCAATATAGCCAAAAATTACGGCATAGAAGTACCTTTTATACGCCCAGCCGAACTGGCTCAAGATGACACGCCTCACTTGCCAGTGTTACAACATACCGTTTCTTGGCTCAAGGAGAATCAAAACTATCAGCCCGATGCTGTAATGTTGTTGCAACCGACAGCGCCACTAAGACAACCGCAACATATTAAAGAGGCAATTAAATTATTTGACGAAAAATTGTCTGATTCCGTTGTTAGTGTTTCGGAAATACCCGGACATTATAGCCCATATTGGGCTGTAATTAAGGACGAAAATGATTATGGAAAACTTTTTAATGGAGATTCAATAATGCATAGAATTCCCCGCCGCCAAAGTTTTCCTACACCAGTATATTATCATAATGGCGCTATTTATCTTTTTAAAACAAGGCTATTGTTTGATAAAAATGAACCTAATTTTTATGGCAATAACGTAGCTCTTTATCCTATGGCGGAGAAATACAGTGTTAATATAGATAGTCCCGAAGATTGGCTTTTAGCCGAAAGAATGGTGATGGAGTTGTAG
- a CDS encoding class I SAM-dependent methyltransferase, translated as MNGFYKNIKKCRICGSGNLTPVLSLGKQYLSSSFVKDNSVEKMSQIKIPLTLLLCDRNRNNLACGLVQLRETVNRDLLYKNYFYRSAINPLMKKALKNIVNEVMEKVEFKKGDHILDIGCNDGTMLSYFPKKTVRIGIDPASNIDRSWLDKSISVETDYFSKEKAIKLSRGSLFKCVTSIAMFYDLDNPISFVNEVKSVLALGGVWCIQLSYLPTSLKTLNFYDICHEHLGYYSLGVISNLMSTQDLKIFDASLNSVNGGSLRVFISHKNDNRPISVGLKKLYAAEKKMGLYSPETYKSFGAKIDNLKEITKDFILSEKKNGGLVTGLGASTKGNVLLQYFGINKKMLSFISERNSEKVGLRTLGTDMELISEERARELNPSAMLVLIWFFKDEIIKRERNYLKNGGKLFFPMPYPHIITKKGENQLDFMYS; from the coding sequence ATGAACGGCTTTTATAAAAATATTAAAAAATGTCGTATTTGCGGTAGTGGCAACCTTACTCCTGTCTTGAGCTTGGGTAAGCAATATCTATCCTCATCTTTTGTTAAAGATAATTCCGTTGAAAAAATGAGTCAGATTAAAATACCCTTAACTTTACTGTTATGTGATAGAAATCGCAATAACTTGGCTTGTGGTTTGGTGCAACTAAGAGAAACCGTAAACAGGGATTTGCTATATAAGAATTATTTTTACCGTTCGGCGATTAATCCTTTAATGAAAAAAGCTTTAAAGAATATTGTTAACGAAGTTATGGAAAAAGTAGAGTTTAAAAAAGGTGATCATATTTTAGATATAGGGTGTAATGATGGTACGATGCTTTCTTACTTTCCTAAGAAAACTGTAAGAATTGGTATTGATCCTGCAAGCAATATTGATCGATCTTGGCTAGATAAATCTATATCAGTTGAAACAGATTATTTTTCTAAAGAAAAAGCTATAAAGCTTAGCCGTGGTTCGTTATTTAAATGCGTTACCTCAATAGCAATGTTTTACGACCTAGATAATCCTATTTCATTTGTTAATGAGGTTAAGTCTGTATTGGCACTAGGCGGTGTTTGGTGCATTCAGTTAAGTTATTTACCTACTTCATTAAAGACATTAAATTTTTATGACATTTGCCATGAGCACTTAGGGTATTATTCTTTAGGAGTTATAAGCAACTTAATGTCCACTCAGGATTTGAAGATTTTTGATGCTTCTTTGAATAGTGTTAACGGGGGAAGTCTAAGAGTCTTTATTTCACATAAGAACGATAACAGGCCGATTTCAGTGGGTCTTAAAAAGTTGTATGCAGCTGAAAAAAAGATGGGTTTATACAGTCCAGAAACTTATAAATCTTTTGGAGCCAAGATAGATAATCTAAAAGAAATAACCAAGGATTTTATTCTCTCGGAGAAGAAAAACGGTGGGTTAGTAACGGGATTAGGTGCTTCCACAAAAGGCAACGTTTTGCTTCAGTATTTTGGTATTAATAAAAAGATGCTTTCTTTTATTAGTGAAAGAAATTCAGAAAAGGTTGGGCTAAGAACTTTGGGTACAGATATGGAACTAATCTCCGAAGAAAGAGCAAGAGAGCTTAATCCTAGCGCTATGCTTGTTTTGATATGGTTTTTTAAAGATGAAATAATAAAAAGGGAACGTAATTACCTAAAAAATGGAGGTAAGTTGTTTTTTCCAATGCCTTATCCGCATATCATTACTAAAAAAGGTGAAAATCAGTTAGATTTTATGTATTCATAA
- a CDS encoding glycosyltransferase family 2 protein, producing MKITLLAPTLNEIEAVQVVLPKIKKEWVDEILVIDGGSTDGTIEYCQNNGYSVYKQKGRGYGQGMKEGMNVAQGDIIIEFPPDGNSPPERILDLISKINEGYDFVIASRYLKGARSYDDDFLTSKGNRIFTFLVNLLFRSNYSDVLIGFRAYRKDAFSKLKMNASGLDWSIQMPIQFAKNKLKVAEIPVDEPKRIGGERKMLPFRTGWKILTLLIKEFLNK from the coding sequence ATGAAAATAACTTTATTAGCGCCAACTTTAAACGAAATCGAAGCCGTTCAGGTTGTTTTGCCTAAAATTAAAAAAGAGTGGGTAGATGAAATTCTAGTTATAGATGGAGGTTCTACCGATGGTACGATAGAATATTGCCAAAACAATGGCTATTCTGTTTATAAACAAAAAGGGCGGGGGTATGGTCAGGGTATGAAAGAAGGTATGAATGTAGCTCAAGGGGACATTATTATTGAGTTTCCTCCAGACGGCAATTCTCCGCCCGAAAGGATATTGGACTTAATTAGTAAAATAAACGAAGGTTACGATTTCGTAATAGCTTCCCGATATCTTAAAGGAGCCAGAAGTTATGATGACGATTTTTTGACTTCTAAGGGTAACCGTATTTTTACTTTTTTAGTAAATCTTTTATTCAGGTCTAATTATTCAGATGTTTTAATAGGTTTTAGAGCCTATAGGAAAGATGCTTTTAGTAAACTAAAGATGAATGCCTCTGGTTTGGATTGGTCTATTCAAATGCCAATCCAATTTGCCAAAAATAAACTCAAGGTTGCTGAAATTCCTGTAGATGAACCTAAGCGCATAGGAGGAGAACGTAAAATGTTGCCATTTAGAACCGGTTGGAAAATTTTAACTCTTTTAATAAAAGAATTTTTAAATAAATAG
- a CDS encoding NAD-dependent epimerase/dehydratase family protein, which produces MNQANNFYHNKKVLVTGGAGFVGSHLVEMLVDQGADVTVPVRATTNLNFLNSVKDNIKIVIADLRDRDSVAKTIKDQEIVLNLAASKGGGIEHSMKHHASLFRDNLSTFMNVIDSARLANVERFLVVSSACVYPKNATNPTPEEEGFKDAPDSANAGYGWSKRMEEYLGQAYADEFGMKIAIARPYNAYGPRDDFFAEYCHVIPGLIKRILGGENPLVVWGTGKQTRSFVYATDFARGLLEVCEKYPVADPLNIGTQEETAIGDLAKLLVELTGSKTEIVFDTSKPDGQPRRTCNVKKAEEKIGFKASIPLRQGLKKTIDWYITEKELRKKL; this is translated from the coding sequence ATGAATCAGGCCAACAATTTTTATCATAACAAAAAAGTTTTGGTTACTGGCGGAGCTGGGTTTGTAGGCAGTCATTTAGTAGAAATGTTGGTTGATCAAGGTGCTGATGTCACAGTTCCGGTAAGAGCTACCACAAATTTGAATTTTTTAAATAGTGTAAAAGATAATATTAAAATCGTTATAGCTGATTTGAGAGATAGGGATAGCGTGGCCAAGACAATTAAAGACCAAGAAATAGTTCTAAATCTTGCCGCTTCTAAGGGTGGCGGTATTGAACATAGTATGAAACACCATGCTAGTCTTTTTCGTGATAACCTTAGTACTTTTATGAATGTTATAGATAGTGCCCGCCTAGCTAATGTTGAGCGTTTTCTAGTGGTTAGTTCGGCTTGTGTTTACCCAAAGAACGCCACTAATCCTACTCCGGAAGAAGAGGGTTTTAAAGATGCCCCCGATTCGGCTAACGCGGGCTATGGCTGGTCTAAACGCATGGAAGAATATTTAGGGCAGGCTTATGCCGATGAGTTTGGCATGAAGATTGCTATTGCTCGGCCTTACAATGCTTATGGCCCTAGAGATGATTTTTTTGCCGAATATTGCCATGTTATACCTGGTTTGATCAAAAGGATTCTAGGGGGAGAAAATCCTTTAGTGGTCTGGGGTACCGGAAAGCAGACAAGATCATTTGTTTACGCTACTGATTTTGCCCGGGGACTTTTAGAGGTTTGTGAAAAATATCCGGTAGCTGATCCGTTAAATATTGGAACACAAGAGGAAACAGCCATAGGTGACTTGGCTAAATTGTTGGTTGAGTTGACGGGTTCAAAAACAGAAATTGTTTTTGATACTTCAAAGCCAGATGGCCAGCCTCGTCGAACTTGCAATGTCAAGAAAGCCGAAGAAAAAATAGGTTTTAAAGCTTCTATTCCGTTACGCCAAGGTCTTAAAAAAACAATTGATTGGTATATTACGGAGAAAGAACTAAGAAAAAAATTATGA
- the gmd gene encoding GDP-mannose 4,6-dehydratase → MKKALITGITGQDGSYLADFLLSKGYEVHGLIRRSSSFNTKRISHIPIDLLRKEGNFFLHYSDLTDGASINRILKNTKPNEIYNLGAQSHVRVSFDVPEYTADVVGLGSLRLLDAIRETGIKTKFYQASSSEMFGLTPPPQSETTSFHPRSPYACAKVFSYWITKNYREAYGMFAANGILFNHESPRRGENFVTKKITHTVARIKAGLEKKLYLGNLEAVRDWGYAPEYVEAMWLMLQQNKPDDFVIATGEAHTVKEFVEETFRLVGLDWKKYVEIDPRYYRPSETPTLIGDYKKAKRVLKWKPKVKFKELVKIMLEHDLNEHNLKI, encoded by the coding sequence ATGAAAAAAGCTTTAATTACAGGTATAACTGGTCAGGATGGTTCGTATTTAGCTGATTTTTTATTATCTAAGGGGTATGAAGTTCATGGTCTTATACGACGTTCTAGTTCTTTCAATACTAAGCGTATTTCTCATATACCAATAGACTTGCTTAGGAAAGAAGGAAATTTTTTTTTACATTATAGCGATTTAACAGATGGCGCCTCTATAAATCGTATATTAAAAAATACAAAACCAAATGAGATTTATAATTTGGGTGCCCAAAGCCATGTCAGGGTGAGTTTTGATGTTCCTGAATATACGGCCGATGTTGTTGGTTTAGGCTCGTTACGCCTTCTAGACGCTATACGTGAAACTGGAATTAAGACAAAATTTTATCAAGCTTCTTCTTCTGAAATGTTTGGTTTGACTCCACCTCCCCAAAGTGAAACTACCTCATTCCATCCTCGCAGTCCTTATGCTTGCGCCAAGGTGTTTTCTTATTGGATAACAAAAAATTACCGCGAGGCCTATGGCATGTTTGCCGCTAACGGTATTTTGTTTAACCACGAATCGCCAAGACGAGGCGAAAACTTTGTTACTAAAAAAATAACCCACACCGTCGCTAGGATTAAGGCAGGTTTAGAAAAAAAACTTTACTTGGGGAATCTAGAGGCTGTGCGCGACTGGGGCTATGCCCCAGAGTATGTAGAGGCTATGTGGCTTATGTTACAGCAAAATAAGCCAGACGATTTTGTTATTGCTACGGGTGAGGCGCATACAGTTAAAGAATTTGTTGAGGAAACTTTTCGTCTGGTAGGTTTAGATTGGAAGAAATATGTAGAAATAGATCCGCGTTATTACAGGCCTTCAGAAACTCCAACTTTGATAGGGGACTATAAAAAAGCCAAAAGGGTTTTGAAATGGAAACCCAAAGTGAAGTTTAAAGAGTTAGTAAAGATAATGCTGGAGCACGATTTAAATGAACACAACCTTAAAATATGA
- a CDS encoding NUDIX domain-containing protein, with protein MDILVGSYTEDGYQPIPSVRLTDDEYSRGLQCFVPACTDVVPIDTNRKVIYLAKRVSIPMTGWWWIGGGMMPHETKEEAVARNFQRETKLELPQDRFELIAVFDYRWKDRAQLPQEIGCHMLGYTFTIELTVAELGSVYANLEDREYKENTGLFAFDRERLVSEKVFPSILDLYDRVFS; from the coding sequence TTGGATATTCTGGTTGGCAGTTATACAGAGGATGGGTATCAGCCTATTCCTTCGGTACGTCTTACGGACGATGAGTATAGCAGGGGGCTTCAATGTTTCGTCCCAGCATGTACAGATGTTGTCCCAATTGATACTAATCGGAAAGTAATCTATCTTGCAAAGCGAGTATCAATACCCATGACTGGCTGGTGGTGGATTGGTGGTGGTATGATGCCGCATGAGACCAAGGAAGAAGCTGTGGCGAGAAATTTCCAGCGGGAAACCAAGTTAGAGCTTCCTCAAGATCGTTTCGAATTGATAGCGGTTTTTGACTATCGCTGGAAAGATCGAGCTCAATTGCCACAGGAGATTGGTTGTCACATGCTCGGTTACACATTTACAATCGAGCTCACAGTGGCCGAATTGGGCTCTGTCTATGCAAATCTTGAGGATAGAGAATACAAAGAAAATACTGGCCTTTTCGCCTTTGATCGAGAGCGGTTAGTCAGCGAGAAAGTTTTTCCTTCAATTCTAGATCTATACGATCGAGTGTTTTCTTGA